The Chloroflexota bacterium genome has a window encoding:
- a CDS encoding YvcK family protein produces the protein MLILGNLLLIGGVEILLLDFFGAPVAAPSAALGVFRQVLVVGAVAGPLLIILSIVRINQTLLAPFMSGSGASLVGELETFQARQSGPKIVAMGGGTGLSTLLRGLKEHTNNIVAIVTVADDGGSSGRLRQELGVLPPGDFRQCIAALAEDEALTTALFQYRFAEGDSLKGHAFGNLFIAAMAGVTGNFETALSESGKVLKIRGRIMPSTLDDVKLVADLRGEHEIQRTVGESEIGHSVLPIERVFLEPENPPAFPDAVRAILEADLIVAGPGSLYTSVMPNLLVPAIARALATSRAPKIYVANVATQLSETTGYSVHDHMNAIERHVGRGVFSHMLVNDNLSPRLPDGYTISILSPEGEGRGYGMVRADVIDARKPWRHDARKLARAIMGIVESRRGTRPAEDAAGAIPYPSRRITE, from the coding sequence ATGCTTATTCTCGGCAACTTGCTGTTGATCGGCGGTGTGGAAATACTGCTGCTGGACTTTTTCGGCGCGCCGGTGGCGGCGCCCTCTGCAGCGCTCGGCGTCTTCCGTCAGGTTCTGGTGGTCGGCGCCGTCGCCGGCCCGCTCCTGATTATCCTCTCGATCGTGCGCATCAACCAGACGTTGCTGGCGCCGTTCATGTCCGGCTCCGGCGCCAGCCTCGTCGGCGAACTCGAAACGTTCCAGGCGCGCCAGAGCGGACCCAAGATTGTCGCCATGGGCGGCGGAACGGGCCTGTCGACGCTACTGCGCGGCCTCAAGGAGCACACGAACAATATCGTAGCCATCGTCACCGTTGCCGACGACGGCGGCAGCTCCGGCCGGCTGCGCCAGGAACTGGGTGTGCTGCCGCCCGGCGACTTCCGACAGTGCATCGCCGCGCTGGCCGAGGACGAAGCGCTGACAACCGCGCTGTTCCAGTACCGCTTTGCCGAGGGCGATTCGCTCAAAGGGCACGCCTTTGGCAATCTGTTCATCGCGGCCATGGCCGGCGTCACCGGCAATTTCGAGACCGCCCTGTCCGAGTCGGGCAAGGTGCTCAAGATTCGCGGGCGGATCATGCCGTCCACACTGGATGATGTCAAGCTCGTCGCCGACCTGCGCGGCGAGCACGAGATCCAGCGCACGGTGGGCGAGTCTGAAATCGGACACAGCGTCCTGCCAATCGAGCGCGTATTTCTGGAGCCGGAGAACCCGCCGGCCTTCCCGGACGCCGTGCGCGCCATTCTGGAAGCGGACTTGATCGTCGCCGGTCCCGGCAGTTTGTACACCAGCGTGATGCCCAACCTGCTGGTGCCCGCGATCGCGCGCGCGTTGGCCACCAGCCGCGCGCCCAAGATTTACGTCGCCAATGTCGCCACCCAGTTGAGCGAGACGACCGGCTACTCGGTTCACGATCACATGAATGCCATCGAGCGGCATGTCGGCCGCGGTGTTTTCAGTCACATGCTGGTCAACGATAACCTGTCGCCGCGCCTGCCGGACGGCTACACGATCAGCATCCTGTCTCCCGAGGGGGAGGGACGCGGCTACGGGATGGTGCGCGCCGATGTCATCGACGCGCGCAAACCGTGGCGGCACGACGCGCGCAAACTGGCGCGCGCAATCATGGGCATAGTCGAATCGCGCCGCGGCACGCGGCCCGCCGAGGACGCTGCCGGCGCGATTCCGTATCCCTCCCGGAGGATTACCGAATGA
- a CDS encoding type I glyceraldehyde-3-phosphate dehydrogenase gives MTRVALNGFGRIGRQIFKILWARFPQLEIVAIGVTDPTKTETRAILLKYDSVYGQFAPEVEARVDGKKSALVVNGRSVPVVARQERYGPTRWTSYGADIVIDATGYCRTADRARQHLSQGAKKVIVTQPMEGEDVTLIMGVNHGQYDPARHHIVSSSTASTICLAPVAHALQQRVGLLEGMITSVHAITNGQSLLDKVRDDPRASRAAGLNIVPTRTTAVEEAAHIVPSLRNHFLGSALAVPVPTVSLLDLTAHLAEPLTIEAVNGCFRVAAAGEMKGIMDVTEEELVSSDFIGNPYSAVVDARATMVAGPLVKVNAWYDNEWGYSNRVCDLAALIAMKMEPAAPARGA, from the coding sequence ATGACCCGTGTGGCCTTGAACGGCTTCGGGCGAATCGGCCGCCAGATCTTCAAGATCCTCTGGGCCCGCTTCCCGCAGTTGGAGATCGTCGCCATCGGCGTGACGGACCCGACCAAAACAGAAACCCGCGCCATCCTGCTGAAATACGACTCGGTGTACGGCCAGTTCGCGCCGGAGGTCGAGGCGCGTGTCGACGGCAAGAAGTCCGCACTGGTCGTCAACGGGCGCAGCGTTCCGGTGGTCGCGCGCCAGGAACGCTACGGCCCCACACGCTGGACGTCGTACGGGGCCGATATCGTGATCGACGCCACCGGCTACTGCCGAACGGCGGACCGGGCCCGGCAGCACCTGTCGCAGGGCGCGAAGAAGGTCATCGTCACGCAGCCGATGGAAGGCGAGGACGTGACGCTGATCATGGGCGTCAATCACGGCCAGTATGACCCGGCCCGGCATCATATCGTGTCGTCATCGACAGCCTCGACGATTTGTCTCGCGCCCGTCGCGCACGCGCTCCAGCAGCGCGTCGGGCTGCTCGAAGGCATGATTACCTCGGTGCATGCGATCACCAACGGGCAGTCACTGCTCGACAAGGTCCGCGACGACCCGCGCGCCTCGCGCGCCGCCGGGCTGAACATCGTGCCGACACGGACCACGGCGGTGGAGGAGGCGGCGCACATCGTGCCCTCGCTGCGCAACCACTTTCTGGGCTCGGCGCTGGCCGTGCCGGTGCCGACAGTCTCGCTGCTCGACCTGACGGCGCACCTGGCCGAGCCGCTGACGATCGAGGCGGTCAACGGATGCTTCCGCGTGGCCGCTGCCGGTGAGATGAAAGGCATCATGGATGTGACCGAGGAAGAGTTGGTATCGAGCGACTTCATCGGCAACCCGTACTCGGCTGTGGTGGACGCCAGGGCCACCATGGTGGCCGGCCCGCTCGTCAAGGTCAACGCGTGGTACGACAATGAATGGGGCTATTCCAATCGTGTCTGCGATCTGGCCGCATTGATCGCCATGAAGATGGAGCCGGCGGCGCCGGCCCGGGGCGCATAG
- the rseP gene encoding RIP metalloprotease RseP: protein MDIANITNIATTILYFMIVLSVLVLVHEIGHFIAARRAGVRVEEFGLGYPPRAVRLFKRGDTDYTLNWLPLGGFVRMTGEENPSDPKSFAAAKAWKRAVILSAGAGMNVVLAIVLFMVIALMGVPRTVEFVNVASVAPGSPAEMAGLQAGDRIMSIDGQPVVNRMDVSRAAIERAGQPVSIDVKRAKDNLTVYLTPRVHPPKNEGRMGITMTLQFVREETVSYSPLDALVYGFNETISTGTQIFTGFRRMADGTAPAEVGGPVQIAGFAGLFCGRNLQSCMQFTALLSVNLAIINMLPFPALDGGRLVFVVLEVLRRGKRVKPELEGVVHFVGMAILLLLMLVITVFDVQRLLPGG, encoded by the coding sequence ATGGATATTGCGAATATCACAAATATTGCGACGACGATCCTGTATTTCATGATCGTCCTGTCGGTGCTGGTGCTGGTGCACGAGATCGGGCACTTTATCGCTGCCCGCCGCGCCGGCGTGCGCGTCGAGGAGTTCGGGCTGGGTTATCCGCCGCGCGCCGTACGGTTGTTCAAGCGCGGCGATACGGACTATACGTTGAACTGGTTGCCGCTCGGCGGTTTTGTGCGTATGACCGGCGAAGAGAACCCGAGCGATCCAAAGTCATTTGCGGCGGCCAAAGCATGGAAGCGCGCCGTCATTCTCTCGGCGGGCGCGGGTATGAACGTCGTGCTGGCCATCGTGTTGTTCATGGTCATTGCGCTGATGGGCGTGCCGCGCACGGTGGAGTTCGTCAACGTCGCCTCGGTCGCTCCCGGATCGCCGGCCGAAATGGCCGGGCTGCAGGCGGGCGATCGCATCATGAGCATTGACGGCCAACCGGTGGTCAACCGGATGGACGTCAGCCGCGCCGCGATTGAGCGCGCCGGGCAGCCGGTCAGCATCGACGTGAAGCGCGCGAAGGACAATCTGACGGTCTATTTGACGCCGCGAGTACACCCGCCCAAGAACGAGGGGCGGATGGGCATCACGATGACGCTCCAGTTTGTTCGCGAAGAGACCGTATCCTATTCGCCACTCGACGCGCTCGTATATGGGTTCAACGAAACGATCAGCACCGGCACGCAGATCTTCACCGGGTTCCGGCGCATGGCCGATGGCACGGCGCCGGCCGAGGTCGGCGGGCCGGTTCAGATCGCCGGGTTCGCGGGGCTGTTCTGCGGGCGCAACCTGCAATCGTGCATGCAGTTCACGGCGCTGCTGAGCGTCAACCTTGCGATCATCAACATGCTGCCGTTCCCGGCGCTGGACGGCGGGCGTCTGGTGTTCGTTGTGCTGGAAGTGCTGCGGCGCGGCAAGCGCGTTAAGCCGGAGTTGGAGGGCGTGGTGCACTTCGTCGGCATGGCGATCCTGTTGCTGTTGATGCTGGTCATCACCGTGTTCGACGTGCAGCGCCTGCTGCCGGGCGGCTAA
- the gap gene encoding type I glyceraldehyde-3-phosphate dehydrogenase: MTKTRIAFNGFGRTGRQAFKAICESHPELEVVAVAIRDMSQVGVMAALLAHDSNYGAFNGTVKTDGRSLIVNGRPVALCAAPVLSRLPWRELGVDIVIECTGVFTKGSEAAGHLEAGARKVIITAPAKNEDVTIVLGVNEEDYIHERHHIISNSSCTTNCLATTAKVLHDAFGIEAGLMTTVHSYTSTQQLLDKTDKDARRARSAPTNIVPSTTGAAKELGRVLPQLAGKFNGLAMRVPTPTVSIVDFVALLNHPATADGINEAFRQASRTRMKGILGVSDKPLVSMDFKGDPRSSIIDGPLTQSLGQMIKVSAWYDNEWGYSCRVADLADFVANKGL; encoded by the coding sequence ATGACCAAAACCCGCATTGCATTCAACGGCTTTGGCCGCACCGGCCGCCAGGCGTTCAAGGCCATTTGCGAGTCACACCCGGAGCTTGAGGTGGTGGCGGTCGCGATCCGCGACATGTCGCAGGTCGGCGTCATGGCCGCCCTGCTGGCGCACGACTCCAACTACGGCGCGTTCAACGGCACGGTCAAGACCGACGGGCGCAGCCTGATCGTCAACGGCAGGCCGGTGGCGCTGTGCGCCGCGCCGGTGCTCTCGCGGCTGCCCTGGCGCGAGCTCGGCGTGGATATCGTCATCGAATGCACCGGCGTCTTCACGAAAGGTTCCGAAGCGGCCGGACACCTCGAGGCGGGCGCGCGCAAGGTCATCATAACGGCGCCGGCCAAGAATGAGGACGTGACCATTGTGCTCGGCGTCAACGAGGAAGACTACATCCACGAGCGCCACCACATCATCTCGAACTCGTCATGCACGACGAACTGCCTCGCCACGACCGCCAAGGTGCTGCATGACGCGTTCGGCATCGAAGCCGGCCTGATGACGACCGTGCACTCGTACACGTCCACGCAGCAACTGCTGGACAAGACGGACAAGGACGCGCGACGCGCACGCTCGGCGCCGACCAACATCGTGCCGAGCACGACCGGCGCCGCCAAGGAGCTTGGGCGCGTCCTGCCGCAGTTGGCCGGCAAGTTCAACGGCCTCGCCATGCGCGTGCCGACGCCGACGGTGTCGATCGTGGACTTCGTCGCCCTGCTGAACCATCCCGCGACCGCCGACGGCATCAACGAGGCGTTCCGGCAGGCCTCGCGCACGCGCATGAAAGGCATCCTCGGCGTGAGCGACAAGCCGTTGGTATCAATGGACTTCAAGGGCGACCCGCGCTCGTCCATCATCGACGGGCCGCTGACGCAAAGCCTCGGCCAGATGATCAAGGTCTCGGCCTGGTACGACAACGAGTGGGGCTACTCCTGCCGCGTCGCCGACCTGGCCGACTTTGTCGCGAACAAGGGCTTGTAA
- the gap gene encoding type I glyceraldehyde-3-phosphate dehydrogenase, whose translation MTVKVGINGFGRIGRQVFKAIEQHYAGDLEVVAVNDLTSNDMLAYLLKYDSNYGRYPGEIKVEEGALVVGGRPVRTYAQFDPSKIPWGDLGAQIVIESTGVFTDAKKARLHMDAGAQKVIISAPAKNEDFTVVIGVNDDQYDPAKHHIISNASCTTNGLAPVAKVIHEQFGIQRAMMTTVHSYTNDQRILDLPHPDDMRRARAAALNIIPTTTGAARAVAKVIPALKGKFDGVAIRVPTPTVSIIDLVVNTEREATPESLKAAFQAYEAGRGKGILQYSEDPLVSIDLKGDEHSTIVDGGMTMVMDKTMVKVFAWYDNEWGYSCRVADLTRLVAAKL comes from the coding sequence ATGACCGTCAAAGTGGGCATCAACGGCTTTGGCCGCATCGGGCGGCAGGTATTCAAGGCGATCGAGCAACACTATGCCGGCGATCTCGAAGTCGTCGCCGTGAACGACCTGACCAGCAACGACATGCTGGCCTATCTGCTCAAATACGACTCGAACTACGGCCGCTATCCGGGCGAAATCAAGGTTGAGGAAGGCGCGCTCGTCGTTGGCGGGCGGCCGGTGCGCACGTACGCGCAGTTTGATCCGAGCAAGATCCCGTGGGGTGATTTGGGCGCGCAGATCGTCATCGAATCGACCGGCGTCTTTACGGACGCCAAAAAAGCCAGGCTGCACATGGATGCGGGTGCGCAGAAAGTCATCATCTCCGCGCCGGCCAAGAACGAGGACTTCACGGTCGTCATCGGCGTCAACGACGACCAGTACGACCCCGCGAAGCACCACATCATAAGCAACGCGTCGTGCACTACGAACGGCCTCGCGCCCGTGGCCAAGGTCATCCACGAGCAGTTCGGCATTCAGCGCGCCATGATGACGACGGTTCACTCATACACCAACGACCAGCGCATCCTCGACCTGCCGCACCCGGACGACATGCGCCGCGCCCGCGCCGCCGCGCTGAATATCATTCCGACCACGACCGGCGCCGCGCGCGCCGTTGCCAAAGTCATCCCGGCGCTCAAGGGCAAGTTCGACGGCGTGGCCATCCGCGTGCCGACCCCGACCGTGTCGATCATCGACTTGGTGGTCAACACCGAACGCGAGGCGACGCCGGAGTCGCTGAAGGCGGCGTTCCAGGCCTACGAGGCCGGACGCGGCAAAGGCATCCTGCAGTACAGCGAAGATCCACTTGTCAGCATAGACCTGAAGGGCGACGAGCACTCGACTATCGTTGACGGCGGCATGACCATGGTGATGGACAAGACGATGGTCAAGGTCTTCGCCTGGTACGACAATGAATGGGGCTACTCCTGCCGCGTGGCCGACCTGACCAGGCTGGTTGCGGCGAAACTCTAA
- a CDS encoding CBS domain-containing protein, with protein MKTAKDVMTRNVYLIASTASAGEASARMQQHHIHSLLVERDGDLDAYGIVTDTDIVGKVMAQGRDPGATRVRDVMSKPIITVPPDCSLFDMAQLMARNHINHLPVFDGKQLVGIVSSTDIFNVK; from the coding sequence ATGAAGACAGCCAAAGACGTGATGACGCGCAACGTGTACCTGATCGCCTCAACGGCGAGCGCGGGTGAGGCAAGCGCCCGCATGCAGCAGCACCATATCCATAGCCTGCTGGTCGAGCGCGACGGCGACCTCGACGCGTACGGCATCGTGACCGACACCGACATTGTCGGCAAAGTGATGGCCCAGGGCCGCGACCCGGGCGCCACCCGCGTGCGCGACGTGATGAGCAAGCCGATCATTACGGTGCCGCCGGACTGCTCGCTCTTCGACATGGCCCAGTTGATGGCGCGCAACCATATCAACCACCTGCCTGTCTTCGACGGCAAGCAACTGGTCGGAATCGTCAGTAGCACCGACATATTCAACGTCAAGTAG